One window of the Peptococcaceae bacterium genome contains the following:
- a CDS encoding TRAP transporter substrate-binding protein, with translation MRLWEKRAFALLTTAVFLAVLLLFGCTKTTGTNEEAKKEEPKPSPVILKMANQNPEGSLHGQSYSYFAQQVEKESGGQIKVQVYHSGSLVQDPDVIDAIMNGTVDIAHFQNAYISTTIPETLPFEIPGACSYNMDKFDKFATLTTPILQKIFSKYGVVYIGAIPPGTLVFVGNKEVHKPADLKGTIVRTASKWSGEAVRLWGGTPMTIPIADVPTSLERKVIDLVNTSWAATQAFKLYEVSKNLAITDQMEIYAGVIFSQKTWDKLTKEQQEAIKRAFPKLTEFHRQKTVESYQKLLADAKAKGVKAYELTPDENKEFAKVSKTLLEQIKGNVKEGGLELMKAFEELNK, from the coding sequence ATGAGGCTTTGGGAGAAAAGAGCTTTTGCCCTCCTGACGACGGCGGTATTCCTTGCTGTTTTGCTGCTGTTCGGATGCACGAAAACAACCGGCACCAATGAAGAGGCAAAAAAAGAAGAACCGAAACCGTCCCCAGTAATTTTAAAAATGGCCAACCAGAACCCGGAAGGCAGCCTGCACGGCCAATCGTACAGCTATTTTGCCCAGCAGGTGGAAAAGGAAAGCGGTGGCCAAATTAAAGTTCAGGTATATCATTCAGGATCGCTGGTGCAAGATCCGGATGTCATTGATGCGATAATGAACGGCACTGTAGATATAGCCCATTTCCAGAATGCATATATTTCCACTACAATTCCCGAGACGCTTCCGTTTGAAATACCTGGAGCATGTTCATACAATATGGACAAATTTGACAAGTTTGCAACTCTCACAACTCCAATATTGCAGAAGATATTCAGCAAATATGGCGTGGTATACATTGGGGCCATTCCGCCGGGAACCCTGGTCTTTGTCGGGAATAAAGAGGTCCATAAGCCGGCGGATTTAAAAGGCACCATAGTCCGCACAGCAAGTAAATGGAGCGGCGAAGCGGTAAGGTTGTGGGGCGGTACGCCGATGACCATCCCTATTGCCGATGTGCCGACTTCTCTTGAACGCAAGGTCATTGATTTGGTAAATACCAGCTGGGCGGCCACACAGGCTTTCAAACTGTATGAGGTTTCAAAAAATTTGGCCATTACAGACCAGATGGAGATTTATGCCGGCGTGATCTTCAGCCAAAAGACCTGGGACAAGTTGACAAAGGAACAGCAAGAGGCAATCAAACGCGCATTTCCCAAGCTGACGGAATTTCACAGGCAGAAAACGGTGGAAAGCTATCAAAAATTGTTGGCGGACGCCAAGGCTAAAGGGGTTAAGGCATACGAACTGACACCAGACGAAAATAAAGAGTTCGCGAAGGTGTCCAAAACCCTGCTTGAACAAATCAAAGGAAATGTAAAAGAGGGCGGCCTGGAGCTGATGAAGGCCTTCGAAGAGTTGAACAAATAA